A part of Botrytis cinerea B05.10 chromosome 2, complete sequence genomic DNA contains:
- the Bcbud20 gene encoding Bcbud20 — MRRLRSLRLTTILRSIEICHLQENSNRGEETRYHDINTYTHTSIYITMGIPQKSTKTKTRRRLRDLDQICADIRSPKHLAQHKGSKAAEDLPGLGKWYCIECAKWYESENSMLSHLKGKPHKRRVKALKEGPYTQRDAEAAIGQGPADNGERNKALDVEVEMENSGIIDDQET, encoded by the exons ATGCGAAGATTGCGGAGTTTGCGACTGACAACCATTCTCCGATCCATCGAGATTTGCCATTTGCAGGAAAACTCCAATCGAGGCGAGGAAACAAGATATCACGATAttaatacatacacacatacgtCCATATACATCACAATGGGTATTCCTCAGAAATccaccaagaccaagaccagaagaagattgag AGATCTCGATCAAATTTGTGCCGATATTCGTTCTCCAAAACATCTTGCGCAACATAAAGGTTCAAAGGCCGCAGAGGATTTGCCAGGCTTGGGAAAATGGTATTGCATCGAGTGCGCAAAATGGTATGAATCGGAGAATAGCATGCTATCGCATCTCAAGGGCAAACCACACAAGAGAAG aGTCAAGGCATTGAAGGAAGGACCATACACACAACGAGATGCCGAAGCAGCTATTGGCCAAGGACCTGCAGATAATGGCGAGAGAAATAAGGCTCTCGACGTAGAGGTAGAGATGGAAAACTCCGGAATTATCGACGACCAGGAAACCTGA
- the Bcaco1 gene encoding Bcaco1, whose translation MLATRQALAAAQRRAFTGMGIRTMATVGDSPLDKQVRQNIHEKNNFINYKKMSENLSIVRQRLNRPLAYAEKILYSHLDDPHGQEIERGVSYLKLRPDRVACQDATAQMAILQFMSAGMPSVANPTTVHCDHLIEAQIGGAKDLTRAIDINKEVYDFLSTSCAKYNIGFWKPGSGIIHQILLENYAFPGGLLIGTDSHTPNAGGLGMCAIGVGGADAVDVMANLPWELKAPKVIGVKLTGQLSGWATPKDIILKVAGILTVKGGTGAIVEYFGPGTETISATGMGTICNMGAEIGATTSLFPFNDRMYDYLAATKRTEIGDFARTYAKELKEDEGAQYDELIEINLSELEPHINGPFTPDLATPISKFSEAVKANNWPEELKVGLIGSCTNSSYEDMSRAASIAEDAMAHGVKAKALFTVTPGSEQIRATIERDGQLKTFEDFGGMVLANACGPCIGQWDRRDVPKGTANSIISSYNRNFTGRNDANPATHSFVASPDLVVAMTIAGSLHFNPLTDTLKGKDGKEFMLAPPTGDGLPSRGYDPGQDTYQAPPAERASVNVAVSPTSDRLQLLEPFNAWDGKDALDMPILIKAKGKTTTDHISMAGPWLKYRGHLDNISNNMLIGATNSANGEANKVKNFTTGEFDAVPATARDYKKKGIRWVVVGDWNYGEGSSREHAALEPRHLGGLAIITKSFARIHETNLKKQGMLPLTFINPEDYDKIDPYDKVDLLCTEIAVGKPMTLRVHPKSGESFDIKLAHTFNAPQIEWFKNGSALNTMAKMNA comes from the exons ATGTTGGCAACAAGACAGGCTCTCGCTGCTGCCCAGCGGCGAGCATTCACCGGCATGGGCATTCGCACAATGGCCACGGTTGGTGATTCCCCGCTTGACAAACAAGTGAGACAAAATATCCACGAGAAgaacaacttcatcaactACAAGAAGATGTCCGAGAACCTCTCCATCGTTCGTCAAAGATTAAACCGTCCTTTGGCATACGCCGAGAAGATTCTCTACTCGCATTTGGATGATCCCCACGGCCAAGAAATTGAGCGTGGTGTATCATACCTCAAACTCAGACCCGACAGAGTTGCTTGTCAAGATGCCACTGCTCAAATGGCCATCTTGCAATTCATGTCTGCTGGCATGCCTTCCGTCGCCAACCCTACCACCGTACACTGTGACCATTTGATTGAGGCACAAATCGGAGGTGCTAAGGATCTTACTCGGGctattgatatcaacaaggAAGTCTACGATTTCCTTTCTACTTCTTGCGCAAAATACAACATCGGTTTCTGGAAGCCAGGTTCCGGtatcattcatcaaattctcctCGAGAACTACGCTTTCCCAGGTGGTCTTCTCATCGGTACCGATTCCCACACACCAAACGCCGGTGGTCTCGGAATGTGCGCTATTGGTGTTGGTGGAGCTGACGCTGTCGATGTCATGGCCAACCTTCCTTGGGAGTTGAAGGCACCAAAGGTTATTGGTGTTAAGCTCACTGGTCAACTCTCCGGCTGGGCTACTCCAAAGGATATCATCCTTAAGGTCGCTGGTATCTTGACTGTCAAGGGTGGAACTGGTGCTATTGTCGAATACTTTGGTCCAGGTACTGAGACTATCTCAGCCACTGGTATGGGTACGATCTGTAACATG GGTGCTGAAATTGGTGCAAccacttctctcttcccattcAACGACCGCATGTACGATTACCTCGCTGCTACCAAGCGTACCGAGATTGGAGACTTTGCTCGCACATACGCCAAGGAACTCAAAGAGGATGAGGGTGCACAATAcgatgaattgattgagatCAACCTTTCTGAGCTCGAGCCACACATCAACGGACCATTCACTCCAGATCTTGCTACCCCAATCTCCAAGTTCAGTGAGGCCGTCAAGGCTAACAACTGGCCTGAGGAATTGAAGGTCGGACTTATTGGTTCTTGCACAAACTCCTCTTACGAGGATATGTCTCGTGCTGCTTCTATCGCTGAAGATGCCATGGCTCATGGTGTTAAGGCAAAGGCTCTCTTCACTGTTACTCCTGGTTCCGAACAAATTCGTGCTACTATCGAGCGTGACGGTCAATTGAAGACCTTTGAG GACTTCGGAGGTATGGTTTTGGCCAACGCATGTGGTCCATGTATCG GACAATGGGACAGACGTGACGTACCCAAGGGAACTGCTAACTCCATTATCTCGTCCTACAACCGTAACTTCACTGGACGTAACGATGCCAACCCAGCTACTCACTCCTTCGTCGCTTCACCAGATCTCGTAGTCGCTATGACTATCGCTGGTTCCCTCCACTTCAACCCTCTTACCGATACCTTGAAGGGTaaggatggaaaggaatTCATGTTGGCCCCACCTACTGGTGATGGATTGCCATCAAGAGGATATGACCCAGGACAAGACACTTACCAAGCACCACCTGCCGAGCGTGCCTCAGTCAATGTTGCCGTTTCCCCAACCAGTGACCGTCTTCAACTCCTCGAGCCATTCAACGCatgggatggaaaggatgCTTTGGATATGCCAATCTTGATCAAGGCTAAGGGAAAGACCACCACCGATCACATCTCTATGGCCGGTCCATGGCTCAAGTACCGTGGACATTTGGacaacatctccaacaacatGTTGATTGGTGCCACCAACAGTGCCAACGGTGAGGCCAACAAGGTCAAGAACTTCACCACTGGTGAATTCGATGCCGTCCCCGCCACTGCTAGAGATTACAAGAAGAAGGGTATCCGATGGGTTGTTGTCGGTGACTGGAACTACGGTGAGGGAAGTTCAAGAGAACACGCTGCTCTTGAGCCAAGACATCTTGGAGGTCTTGCCATCATCACCAAGTCTTTCGCCCGTATCCACGAGACCAACTTGAAGAAACAAGGAATGCTTCCTTTGACTTTCATCAACCCAGAAGACTATGACAAGATTGATCCATATGACAAG GTCGACCTTTTGTGCACTGAGATCGCTGTTGGCAAGCCAATGACCCTCAGAGTCCACCCTAAATCCGGCGAGTCATTCGACATCAAGCTTGCACACACTTTCAACGCTCCACAAATTGAATGGTTCAAGAACGGAAGCGCTTTGAACACAATGGCAAAGATGAATgcataa